In Onychostoma macrolepis isolate SWU-2019 chromosome 04, ASM1243209v1, whole genome shotgun sequence, one DNA window encodes the following:
- the LOC131538514 gene encoding uncharacterized protein LOC131538514: MLLRVIVNPECIKKLALPKVPSSVDELKEILCDKLKIDQNFLIQYEDPDFDGQLCNLSNIEELPSEKVTLKIIWETAAVAEPPRNESTGSETDFTLDTASISSNLSSPSSSTVREERWPRVFLIPNFSYDVEFRLRKANEVYEKQNTTIDVTRDIKIEILDKLAETMYSFKAFPSDSEIEQVALALVSRHPCLRELGCDTGCKGWKMSLKFKMGNYRQKLRNAGCSELDNKRDDGSRVPQKKPRRSEINFFPDNPVGLDDAALEHEREQLELEVKKKNMDMTKLNTKMETTFPLRRKEIVNEQPLVSFIKERWPGLFLEEQVCTEFQRITCVDLKTAFMTALNKYCNALIKMYRAKSKDLGDDMKRILDHFDEQTTDILSHRHATALRGLPL, encoded by the exons ATGTTGCTGCGAGTGATTGTGAATCCAGAGTGCATAAAAAAACTGGCACTCCCCAAAGTGCCATCATCAGTAGATGAGCTCAAAGAAATTCTTTGTGACAAACtgaaaattgatcaaaactttCTGATCCAGTATGAGGACCCCGATTTTGATGGTCAGCTTTGCAATTTAAGTAACATAGAAGAACTTCCATCTGAAAAGGTCACACTGAAGATTATCTGGGAAACTGCAGCAGTAGCAGAACCCCCAAGAAATGAAAGCACAGGGTCTGAGACTGATTTTACCCTAGACACAGCAAGCATCTCATCCAATCTGTCCAGTCCATCTTCTTCCACAGTCAGGGAAGAGCGCTGGCCACGCGTTTTTCTAATTCCAAATTTCTCCTATGATGTAGAGTTCAGACTGAGAAAAGCTAATGAAGTCTATGAAAAACAGAACACTACCATTGATGTTACACGAGACATCAAGATAGAAATACTGGACAAGTTGGCAGAAACAATGTACTCCTTTAAAGCTTTCCCAAGTGATTCTGAAATTGAGCAGGTGGCACTTGCGTTAGTTTCCAGACATCCATGTCTAAGGGAACTTGGCTGTGACACAGGATGCAAAGGCTGGAAGATGagcttaaaatttaaaatgggaaATTACAGACAAAAATTACGCAATGCTGGATGTAGTGAGCTTGACAATAAAAGAGATGATGGTTCAAGAGTACCCCAGAAGAAACCAAGAAGATCAGAAATCAACTTCTTTCCAGACAATCCTGTCGGTTTAGATGATGCTGCATTGGAACATGAAAGGGAACAGCTTGAGCTTGAAGTCAAGAAAAAGAACATGGACATGACAAAACTAAACACCAAAATGGAAACTACATTCCCTCTCAGGAGAAAAGAAATAGTCAATGAGCAACCCTTGGTCTCTTTCATCAAAGAAAGATGGCCTGGCCTCTTTTTGGAGGAGCAA GTTTGTACAGAGTTCCAAAGGATCACTTGTGTGGACCTTAAAACGGCTTTCATGACAGCTCTTAACAAATATTGCAACGCCCTCATCAAAATGTATCGGGCAAAGAGTAAAGACCTTGGAGATGACATGAAAAGGATCCTGGACCATTTTGATGAGCAG ACAACAGACATCTTATCACACAGACACGCTACAGCTCTACGGGGACTCCCCTTGTAA